From Thalassotalea euphylliae, the proteins below share one genomic window:
- a CDS encoding right-handed parallel beta-helix repeat-containing protein, with protein sequence MKRVIFILFMSAFAAHSESFSEYCQYNNGEQDCSVEFVRALQDIAGTGRPLLFEANNTYRLDSVDTSQMNLSGIKLQGIANQASKPVILTDRLYLTNISDLAINNLQISGIHNDIGDVQQDSALVLLGAKKDSPEALNITVQNMHFENAADTLLIVWNTKNLNISNNVFKRAGLAMRIDETPSDPDDERPRGNAAVFSGITGATITFNEIYEIKKTGLFFGGVNRNVYILNNYIDLLNYEKPTKRYGLKGGAGIYIGNSPTFYNMLIQGNRIINYRMNAVRMNGDGVIVKKNYFNVLGDCADTSIDSGVGDADTGIAVKAHYLTNSEISENCFQNTYTGVALESWDTIKNVKISKNLMNGISSGVFVTYKYGGSYSDISIVRNTFYDALEWGIAFFSESPSFGNSIVSNTFVNNDGAQQKPLISLRRQSGFYFDNNWIMAKARSQNWNFVTLREVSNSVFQNSVFKSYDGTDRSFGGFTIYDKKSTNNFFKNISFDGLYPGYIDNGTENKFIDITYQ encoded by the coding sequence ATGAAAAGAGTTATTTTCATTTTATTTATGTCTGCTTTTGCTGCTCACAGTGAAAGCTTTAGCGAGTACTGCCAATATAATAATGGCGAGCAAGACTGCTCGGTAGAGTTTGTCAGGGCTCTTCAAGATATAGCTGGCACAGGTCGACCGCTGCTGTTTGAAGCAAATAACACTTACAGACTCGATTCCGTTGATACCAGTCAAATGAACTTGAGTGGTATCAAGTTGCAGGGGATTGCTAATCAAGCAAGCAAGCCCGTTATATTAACCGATAGGTTATACCTTACAAACATTAGTGACTTAGCCATAAATAACCTCCAGATATCAGGTATCCACAATGATATCGGGGATGTTCAGCAAGATTCTGCGTTGGTGCTACTTGGCGCTAAGAAGGATTCCCCTGAGGCGCTCAATATTACAGTACAAAACATGCATTTTGAAAATGCAGCAGATACATTATTGATTGTATGGAATACCAAAAACTTGAATATTTCCAATAATGTATTTAAAAGAGCTGGGCTGGCAATGAGGATTGACGAAACACCGAGCGACCCAGACGATGAACGTCCTAGAGGAAATGCCGCAGTATTTTCAGGCATAACCGGCGCTACAATCACCTTTAATGAAATATATGAAATAAAGAAAACAGGCCTTTTTTTTGGCGGGGTAAATCGCAACGTATATATATTAAATAATTACATTGATTTGCTCAATTACGAAAAGCCAACCAAGCGCTATGGCCTCAAAGGTGGCGCTGGCATATATATTGGCAATTCACCGACATTTTATAATATGTTAATTCAAGGAAATCGAATCATTAACTATCGCATGAACGCCGTGAGAATGAATGGTGACGGTGTGATTGTTAAAAAAAATTATTTCAATGTATTGGGTGATTGTGCTGATACCAGCATTGATTCTGGAGTTGGTGATGCAGATACGGGAATTGCGGTGAAAGCCCACTATCTAACTAACTCAGAGATAAGTGAAAATTGCTTTCAAAATACCTACACAGGTGTCGCATTGGAAAGTTGGGACACGATTAAAAACGTAAAAATATCAAAAAACCTGATGAACGGTATTAGTAGTGGCGTGTTTGTAACTTATAAATATGGTGGTAGTTATTCAGATATTTCAATTGTAAGAAATACCTTCTACGATGCGCTTGAATGGGGCATTGCTTTTTTCTCTGAGTCGCCAAGTTTCGGTAACTCCATTGTCAGCAATACCTTTGTTAACAATGATGGTGCTCAGCAAAAACCTCTTATCTCACTAAGACGCCAATCGGGATTTTACTTTGATAACAACTGGATAATGGCTAAAGCAAGATCTCAAAACTGGAATTTTGTGACCTTACGAGAGGTTAGTAATTCAGTATTTCAAAATAGCGTATTTAAAAGTTACGACGGTACAGATCGAAGCTTTGGTGGTTTTACTATTTATGATAAAAAGTCTACGAATAATTTTTTCAAAAATATATCTTTTGATGGCCTTTACCCTGGCTATATAGATAATGGCACAGAAAACAAATTTATTGATATCACCTATCAATAA
- a CDS encoding glycosyltransferase family 2 protein: MTSFISIIVPIYNVEEYLDDCLSSIANQTDLNFEALLINDGSTDKSGLIAEKYCQKYPELFSYHYKTNGGLSDARNFGIQKAQGEYLMFLDSDDYLASNTLQKVNQVIKDSTIDVLCFGMVEVDELGHKLRDIPPCSDGKQGTIQKSENSYLYSKMLPNACNKLIKSSLFSDHNIAFPKGLWYEDLATIPKIVYEANQVEVINSGLYFYRNRDGAITKTFSLKVMDIYEVLEDLDNYFKHSRNIGKKEVWTEISSWYINLTNITLARLVRNNDPQKPAALAKISRIIKQRFSNPLEILFSTTSKPHYKLFALLVRLGLIQLVSRAFTYLVNKGKIKI, from the coding sequence GTGACCTCCTTTATTTCCATTATTGTCCCCATATACAACGTAGAAGAATATCTAGATGACTGTCTATCAAGCATAGCTAATCAAACTGATCTTAATTTTGAAGCCTTGTTAATAAACGATGGCTCAACCGACAAAAGTGGACTCATCGCAGAGAAGTATTGCCAAAAATATCCCGAACTTTTCAGCTATCATTACAAAACGAATGGCGGCCTTTCAGATGCCAGAAATTTTGGTATTCAAAAAGCACAAGGTGAATACCTTATGTTTCTCGACTCTGATGACTATTTGGCTTCAAATACATTGCAAAAGGTCAATCAGGTTATCAAGGATTCAACGATTGATGTCCTCTGTTTCGGCATGGTTGAAGTTGATGAGCTAGGCCATAAGCTTAGAGACATACCACCTTGCTCTGATGGAAAGCAAGGCACTATACAAAAATCAGAAAACAGCTACTTGTATAGCAAAATGTTACCAAATGCTTGTAATAAGCTCATTAAATCAAGCTTGTTTTCAGACCATAACATCGCCTTTCCTAAGGGGCTTTGGTATGAAGACTTGGCAACAATCCCGAAAATAGTATATGAGGCAAACCAAGTAGAAGTTATCAATTCAGGGTTATACTTCTACAGAAACAGGGACGGAGCCATTACGAAAACATTTTCTCTAAAGGTGATGGATATATACGAAGTGCTCGAGGACTTAGATAATTACTTCAAGCATTCTCGGAATATTGGCAAAAAAGAAGTGTGGACTGAAATTAGTTCTTGGTATATCAACTTAACCAATATCACATTAGCAAGGTTAGTTAGAAATAATGATCCGCAAAAGCCAGCTGCATTAGCAAAGATATCTCGTATTATTAAGCAGAGATTTTCAAATCCACTCGAAATACTGTTCAGCACAACTTCCAAGCCCCATTACAAACTATTCGCCTTGTTGGTGCGGTTAGGTTTGATACAGCTCGTATCGAGAGCCTTCACTTATCTTGTCAACAAAGGAAAAATCAAAATATGA
- a CDS encoding GDSL-type esterase/lipase family protein — MGIILRAIFVIFFALSLPGCNSSEQQADTITPTAKNLDWWQARHRAIVNQDKSNVKLAFIGDSITQLWQDERYGSVIWQQYFSSYNPINLGFDSDKIQNALWRIQNGELEGMSPEYVVVMIGTNNASSDSADDIATGIINLVKEIRLRLPNSQIIVHRIFPREDPASIARQTTNLASQKVQELLADDMALYVDINHYFTVADENVPADIMYDKVHLTTKGYQIWADALMEYLN, encoded by the coding sequence ATGGGCATTATCCTTCGAGCTATTTTTGTAATCTTTTTTGCATTGTCATTGCCGGGATGTAACTCCAGTGAACAACAAGCAGATACAATAACGCCAACAGCGAAAAATCTGGATTGGTGGCAAGCTCGTCACAGAGCCATAGTTAATCAAGATAAGTCGAATGTGAAGTTAGCTTTTATTGGCGATTCTATTACTCAGCTTTGGCAAGATGAGCGCTATGGTTCGGTTATTTGGCAGCAATACTTTTCATCGTACAACCCGATTAATTTGGGCTTTGATAGTGATAAAATTCAAAATGCCTTGTGGCGTATTCAAAACGGCGAACTGGAAGGAATGTCGCCCGAGTATGTTGTTGTGATGATTGGTACTAACAATGCGTCTTCAGATTCTGCCGACGATATCGCTACAGGGATCATCAATTTAGTTAAAGAAATTCGTCTGCGTCTACCAAATAGCCAAATTATCGTTCATCGCATCTTTCCAAGAGAAGATCCCGCTAGTATCGCTCGCCAGACGACAAACCTTGCCAGTCAAAAAGTACAAGAACTATTAGCCGATGATATGGCGCTATACGTCGATATTAATCACTACTTTACTGTCGCGGATGAAAATGTGCCTGCCGATATTATGTACGATAAAGTGCACTTAACAACCAAAGGTTATCAAATTTGGGCTGATGCGTTGATGGAGTATCTCAATTAA
- a CDS encoding LVIVD repeat-containing protein, with translation MPIADFDAPKLLGSFDYSQVENIEYLQAQRGSDLQIVGDRLYVRVKADQSATELHWYAFDIADKSAPQALGQFSVNLTSSDYPTTTYIDGDYLYLHSEALTIVDISNIDDPKTLFSANLASMADDAFDESRWWPASAIYQDTLYLASYTKLLVIDISDKAAPDVVDYVASFPDENMQFEITTLQVYKNYLFVTNAGGYNSSEVLIYDIAAPEVPKLLSQVEATGFYSSVSISDGWLYLTTSEARPSDSIHDVYYPSYVRAYDIADISAPKFIHRYESVGKAGTLLSNKRGVLTSNGGAFSHPSSIKASAPRLGELTDIGTIQDIVIDKDIAYVATSEKRTCNT, from the coding sequence TTGCCGATTGCTGATTTTGACGCCCCCAAGTTATTAGGGAGTTTCGATTATTCACAAGTAGAGAACATCGAGTATTTGCAAGCACAGCGAGGTAGTGATCTTCAAATAGTTGGTGATAGGTTGTATGTTCGTGTGAAAGCCGATCAGAGTGCAACCGAGCTTCATTGGTATGCATTTGATATTGCTGATAAGTCTGCCCCACAAGCATTGGGACAGTTTTCAGTGAATTTGACATCTTCTGACTATCCTACCACTACGTATATTGATGGCGATTACTTGTACTTGCACAGTGAAGCCTTAACCATAGTGGACATTAGTAATATTGACGATCCTAAGACGCTGTTCTCGGCAAACTTAGCATCAATGGCAGATGATGCGTTTGACGAGTCAAGGTGGTGGCCAGCAAGTGCCATTTATCAAGATACGCTTTATTTAGCCAGTTATACTAAGCTCTTGGTGATTGACATATCAGATAAGGCGGCTCCTGATGTAGTCGATTATGTTGCATCGTTTCCAGATGAAAATATGCAATTCGAAATAACAACGCTGCAAGTTTATAAAAACTACTTATTTGTTACGAATGCTGGCGGGTACAATTCTAGTGAGGTATTGATATACGATATTGCTGCACCTGAAGTTCCCAAGCTATTAAGCCAAGTCGAAGCGACAGGATTCTACTCTTCGGTTTCCATATCAGACGGCTGGCTTTATTTAACGACATCAGAAGCCAGGCCGTCCGATTCGATACACGATGTTTACTACCCATCTTATGTAAGAGCCTATGATATTGCTGATATTAGTGCCCCTAAGTTTATACATAGGTATGAATCAGTAGGAAAAGCAGGAACGCTGTTATCAAATAAACGCGGTGTATTAACGTCCAACGGCGGCGCCTTTTCACACCCCTCTAGTATTAAGGCAAGCGCACCAAGGTTAGGGGAGTTGACTGATATTGGTACAATACAAGACATTGTTATAGATAAAGATATCGCTTATGTGGCTACATCAGAAAAAAGAACTTGTAACACTTGA
- a CDS encoding DUF6170 family protein: protein MLFSTNQLTELEQFSLTEKHAIMHIAHQHLSVPEKLVLNLIKLLLLIPPFIYLARQDWWALALAALISTAGYVLVMRPVSIHFSKRHLKTAIAKFTANTVNNG, encoded by the coding sequence ATGCTATTTTCAACAAATCAACTCACGGAGCTTGAGCAATTTTCTTTAACGGAAAAGCATGCCATTATGCACATAGCTCATCAACACCTGAGCGTGCCAGAAAAGCTGGTATTAAATTTAATTAAACTCTTATTACTTATCCCGCCATTTATATATTTAGCGAGACAAGACTGGTGGGCGCTTGCTTTAGCGGCGCTAATTTCAACGGCAGGTTATGTGCTAGTGATGAGACCTGTATCTATCCACTTTAGCAAACGTCATTTAAAAACAGCAATAGCGAAATTTACAGCAAACACTGTAAATAACGGATGA
- a CDS encoding glycosyltransferase produces MSDLPLVTVYIPTHNRCRLLKRAIDSIFLQTYPNIELIVVNDGSQDGTKDYLDELASQSKFNIKVFHQAIAKGACVARNIAIRHAKGHYITGLDDDDEFLPCRIQELVNQFDEQYSLVCTGFKWHYGKRYRKVDNKEKIIRLPDQLSYNYCSNQVLTLTERFRAIGGFDEALVACQDYDMWTRLIERFGDAKRVAGASYVVHRGDEVERITEPTNWLMGHRQFMAKHAGKMDGINISNQEFKLITVKQEKFGLVRLLRSLKGGLVREKFRYFLSSNLSFLARLRVILLK; encoded by the coding sequence ATGTCCGACCTTCCTTTAGTAACGGTTTATATTCCGACACATAATCGGTGTCGATTATTAAAAAGAGCAATAGATTCTATTTTCCTTCAAACCTACCCCAATATTGAGTTGATCGTCGTCAACGACGGCTCGCAAGATGGCACCAAAGACTATTTAGATGAGTTGGCAAGTCAGTCTAAATTTAATATTAAGGTGTTTCATCAAGCAATAGCGAAGGGCGCTTGCGTGGCTCGAAATATAGCGATTCGCCATGCCAAAGGCCACTATATTACTGGATTAGATGATGACGATGAATTTCTGCCATGCCGGATACAGGAATTGGTCAATCAATTTGATGAGCAGTATTCACTGGTCTGTACGGGTTTTAAATGGCACTACGGCAAACGATATCGAAAAGTTGATAATAAAGAGAAAATTATTCGATTGCCCGATCAGCTAAGTTATAACTATTGCTCTAATCAAGTATTGACCCTAACCGAACGATTTCGGGCGATAGGAGGCTTTGATGAAGCACTTGTTGCTTGTCAGGATTACGATATGTGGACAAGGCTGATTGAACGATTTGGTGATGCCAAGCGAGTGGCTGGTGCATCCTATGTTGTGCATCGTGGTGACGAGGTTGAACGTATTACGGAGCCAACTAACTGGTTGATGGGGCATCGTCAATTTATGGCTAAACATGCCGGGAAGATGGACGGAATAAATATTTCAAATCAGGAGTTTAAGTTAATAACGGTTAAACAAGAAAAGTTTGGCTTGGTTCGGTTACTAAGAAGCCTTAAAGGCGGGTTAGTACGAGAAAAATTTCGCTACTTTCTTTCCTCTAACCTCTCATTTCTGGCCCGCCTACGTGTGATACTATTGAAGTAG
- a CDS encoding glycosyltransferase family 4 protein: MKKVFVSAMAYGGGKSGVSVYINNVVRELCRDHSVDLLLLEGEKFPVLHPNINIIRVNKVLERPIVNSLWHLFVLPFQRDFNQYDLVLLPAGNQRLFCRNYNNLVVTFHDLSQFHIANKYDTYRTAYIKKIIPFFLRKMNNIVAISESTKADIMRFYNIPAEQIHVNHNGFSAPNTNLQSSGSINKIEKKFILYVARLEHPGKNHLNLLKAYQQLPPHIQETYDLVLPGQDWSGSQAVKEYHASMASKANVHFLGFVSNEQLEWLYSNASLYAFPSFFEGFGLPLLEAMSYKIPVVCSDIPPLREVGGDAVKHFDPESVENIADTIVEVLANDKVRDDLVKSGELRLKRFSWRKHVENLLQCVQ; the protein is encoded by the coding sequence ATGAAAAAAGTATTTGTCAGCGCTATGGCATACGGTGGCGGTAAGTCAGGAGTTTCTGTTTATATTAACAATGTCGTTCGAGAACTTTGCCGAGATCATTCTGTTGACTTATTACTGTTGGAAGGAGAAAAGTTTCCTGTTCTGCACCCCAATATAAATATTATTCGCGTTAACAAAGTTCTGGAACGTCCTATTGTTAATAGTTTATGGCACCTTTTTGTCTTACCATTTCAGCGTGACTTTAATCAGTATGATTTGGTGCTATTGCCAGCAGGGAATCAGCGTCTTTTTTGCCGAAACTACAATAATCTTGTGGTCACTTTTCACGACTTGTCACAGTTTCATATTGCCAACAAATACGACACTTACCGAACCGCTTATATTAAAAAAATAATCCCTTTTTTTCTGCGCAAAATGAACAACATTGTTGCAATATCGGAAAGTACTAAAGCGGATATAATGCGCTTCTATAACATTCCCGCAGAGCAAATACACGTCAATCACAATGGCTTTTCAGCCCCGAATACTAATTTACAAAGCTCAGGTTCAATAAATAAGATTGAGAAAAAATTTATACTTTATGTCGCTAGGCTTGAACATCCCGGCAAGAACCATTTGAATCTACTAAAAGCCTATCAGCAGCTACCGCCCCATATTCAAGAAACCTATGATTTAGTGCTGCCGGGGCAAGATTGGTCTGGAAGCCAAGCGGTGAAAGAGTATCATGCATCTATGGCGTCAAAGGCGAATGTGCATTTTTTAGGGTTTGTCAGCAATGAGCAATTGGAGTGGTTATATTCAAACGCGAGTTTGTATGCCTTTCCTTCATTTTTCGAAGGATTCGGTTTGCCACTATTAGAAGCTATGTCGTACAAGATCCCTGTCGTATGCTCTGATATTCCACCTTTGAGAGAGGTTGGCGGCGATGCCGTCAAACATTTTGACCCGGAATCGGTGGAGAATATCGCTGATACGATTGTTGAGGTGCTGGCTAACGACAAGGTTCGTGATGACTTAGTCAAGTCGGGAGAATTGCGCTTAAAGCGGTTCAGCTGGCGCAAGCATGTTGAAAACCTACTTCAGTGTGTACAGTGA
- the ribH gene encoding 6,7-dimethyl-8-ribityllumazine synthase: MNVIEGNFEAKGKKFAIVVSRFNDFVVNALLEGAVDALKRHGSVNDEDITVVKVPGAYELPLTAQKVAEKQEFDAIIALGAVIRGGTPHFDFVAGECNKGLAQVALAASVPVSFGVITTDSIEQAIERAGTKMGNKGAEAALGALEMVNVLAKL, from the coding sequence ATGAACGTAATTGAAGGTAATTTTGAAGCGAAAGGCAAAAAGTTTGCTATCGTGGTTTCTCGTTTTAACGACTTCGTTGTTAATGCGTTATTAGAAGGTGCAGTCGATGCGTTAAAAAGGCACGGTAGTGTTAATGATGAAGACATTACTGTTGTTAAAGTGCCTGGTGCTTACGAGCTACCGTTAACGGCGCAAAAAGTTGCTGAAAAGCAAGAATTCGACGCAATTATCGCCTTGGGTGCGGTCATTCGTGGTGGCACACCTCATTTTGATTTTGTTGCTGGCGAATGTAACAAAGGCTTAGCACAAGTCGCTTTGGCTGCTTCAGTACCGGTTTCTTTCGGCGTGATCACGACCGATTCAATCGAGCAAGCAATTGAACGTGCTGGTACTAAAATGGGTAACAAAGGTGCAGAAGCTGCGCTTGGTGCCCTTGAAATGGTTAATGTATTAGCCAAGCTTTAG
- the nusB gene encoding transcription antitermination factor NusB, which translates to MKPSPRRKARELAVQAVYSWQLSSNDIAVVEAHFLTENAKRRFDIEYFQQLFRGVTARITQLDNSIAPLVDRPLDEIDHVEKAILRTAIYELSDCQDVPYRVIINEAIELAKAFAADDSHKFVNGVLDKLVKQFRPNE; encoded by the coding sequence GTGAAACCTTCTCCTCGAAGAAAAGCCCGTGAATTAGCGGTGCAAGCCGTTTACTCATGGCAGCTAAGCAGTAATGATATTGCCGTTGTGGAAGCACATTTCCTAACGGAAAACGCTAAGCGTCGTTTTGATATTGAGTACTTCCAGCAGTTGTTCCGTGGCGTAACTGCCCGTATTACGCAGTTAGATAACTCAATCGCACCACTAGTTGATCGCCCGCTTGATGAAATTGATCACGTAGAAAAAGCCATTTTACGCACAGCGATTTATGAGTTGAGTGACTGCCAAGACGTCCCTTATCGCGTGATTATTAACGAAGCTATTGAGTTAGCGAAAGCGTTTGCTGCCGACGACAGCCACAAGTTTGTCAACGGTGTGCTTGATAAGTTAGTTAAGCAATTTCGCCCGAACGAATAA